In the genome of Streptomyces sp. NBC_00259, the window GCTCCAGGAAGGAGAAGGTCCGCCGCAGCACCTCGTCCCGCTCGCGGCCCGGATCCGCCGCGAGTGCCGGCATCAGAACCTCGTTGAACAGGTCCCAGAGCAGTCCGTAGACATCCGTCCGGCACGCGTTGACATCGGCCTGGTCGTACGCGATACCGATCGCCGACCGGACCTTCCGCGCGACCGGCTCACGCATCTCGGGGAAGCAGTCCAGCATCTGCCCGAGAAACGTGTGCGTCCGGATCGGTTCCGCCGGCATCGGTTCCGCCGGCGGCGCGCCGACGACGTGGCTCACAGCTTGCCGATGTCGCCGCGCGGCATCTTCGGCTTCCGTCGGGCCGGGACGCGGCCGCTCAGGAGGATCAGGCGGGCGGCGCGGTGGCGTTGGCCGGCGTAGGGGGCGAGGAGTTCGAGCATCGTCGCGTCGTCCGCGTCGCGGTCGTCGGCGAGGGCGTGGCCGACGATGCCGGGGAGGTGGAGGTCGCCGACCGTGATGGCGTCGGGGGCGCCGTTGCTGCGCTGGACGGTCTCGGCGGAGGTCCAGGGGCCGATGCCGGGGATCAGTTCGAGGCGGGCCATGGCCGCCTCGGGCGTCATGGCCGCGGCCTCCTCCATGCGGCGGGCGACGCGGACCGCGCGCAGGATCGTGGCGGCGCGCTTGTCGTCGACGCCCGCGCGGTGCCACTCCCAGGACGGGATCATCGCCCAGGTGCGGGCGTCCGGCATGACGGACATGCGGTCGGGGCACGGGCCGGGGGCCGGCTCGCCGTACTTGCGTACGAGGAGACGCCAGGCGCGGTACGCCTCGTCCGTGGTGACCTTCTGTTCCAGGATCGACGGGATCAGGGACTCAAGGACCAGTCCCGTGCGGGTGAGGCGCAGGCCGGGGCGGCGGCGGTGGGTGGCCGCGACGAGGCGGTGGCGGGGCTCGAAGGCGTCCGGGTCGTCCGACTCGCCGAGCAGCGCGGGCAGTTGGTCCAGCAGCCAGCCCGCTCCGGGACCCCAGGCCTCGGCGTGCACGGCGCCGTCGCGTGCCGCCACGCGGAGGGTGCCCGCGCCGGCCGGGGTGCGGGTGGCGCGCCACACCGAGCCGTCCGGTGTCGTACGGAACATCGGGTCGGCCGGCCCGCGCCGCAGTGGCCCCAGCACCAGCCCCAGGTCGAGCGGACCCGGCGGGACGTACCGCCGCTCCCGGCCGCCACCGGGGGCCGCCGCGGGCCTGGGCGCGGGTACGGCGACCTCGCCGCCGCGCACGGTGGTGCGGGTGACGGCGGGACGGGGGTCGAAGCGGCCTGCCACGGGTGGGGTCCTGGGTGTCGTTCGGGGTGCCCTGGAGCGTTCGGGTCCCTTTGAGCGTAGGGGGTCGTGCCGTGCCCGCGCAGCGGGACCGTGCCGCCCGCCCGCTCGCCGGTCCGCGAAGACGCCCGCCCGCCGGTCCGGGGAGACGCCCGCCTACTGGTCCGAGGAGAAGCGGATCGCCCCGGCCGGAAGCGTGGCGTCGCACCAGACCCGGACGCCGTCCCGCAGCTCGTTGTCGGGGCCGATGACCGCGCCGTCGCCGATGACCGCGCCCGCGAGAACCGTGCGGGCACCCACGCGGGCACGGGCGCCGATCAGCGAGTCCGTGATCACCGCTCCCGCTTCGACGACCGCGCCGTCCAGGACCGTGCTGCCGCTGATGCGGGCGCCCTCGCCGATGCTCGCGCCGTCGCCGACGACCGTGCCGCCTGTGAGCTTGGCGTCGGGAGCGACCGTGGCGGTCGGCAGGACCAGACGGTCACCGCAGCGCCCCGGCACCGCCGGTGACGGGGCCCGGCCGAGGACCAGGTCGGCGGAGCCGCGGACGAAGGCCTGCGGGGTGCCGAGGTCCAGCCAGTACGTGGAGTCGACCATGCCCTGCAGATGGGCCCCGGAGGCGAGCAGTTCGGGGAAGGTCTCGCGCTCGACCGACACCGGCCGGCCCGCCGGGATGCTGTCGATGACGGAGCGGCGGAAGACGTACGCACCGGCGTTGATCTGGTCGGTGACGATCTCCTCCGGGGTCTGCGGCTTCTCCAGGAAGTCCGTGACCCGGCCCGTCGCGTCCGTCGGCACGAGTCCGAAGGCGCGCGGGTCCTCGACCCTGGTGAGGTGGAGCGAGACGTCCGCGCCCGAGGACCGGTGGGTGTCGACGAGGGCGCGGATGTCCAGCCCGGTCAGGATGTCGCCGTTGAAGATCAGCACCGGTTCGTCCGGCCCCGACCGCAGTCTGGACGCGACGTTCCGGATCGCCCCGCCCGTGCCGAGCGGCTCCTCCTCGGTGACGTATTCCAGGTGCAGACCCAGCGACGAGCCGTCACCGAAGTACGGCTCGAAGACCTCCGCGAGGTACGACGTCGCGAGCACGATGTGCTCGACGCCCGCGGCGCGCGCCCGCGCCAGCTGGTGCGTGAGGAACGGCACCCCGGCCGCGGGGACCATCGGCTTCGGTGTGTTCATGGTGAGCGGGCGCAGCCGGGTGCCCTTGCCGCCGACCAGGAGGATCGCTTCTTGGGCCTGAGTCAATGCCTTCTCTGCTTCCTTCTGGGGCCGGGCAATTCGTGCGTATGACCGGCCAGTGTATGCAGCCTGTTCGTACGTACGTATGCAGCACCGGGAGTACCGCGTCCGGCGCTCGGCGGCCGGTGCCCGTCAGCGTCCCTGGAGCTTGGCCGACAGCGTTCGGACCGCGGGGAGTTGGCCGTAGAGGCGGGCTCCCGGGCAGTCGGTCGCGAAGCCGTCCCGGTGCCCCGAGATGACGTTGAGCTTGGCCTGGGTGCCCAGCTTGAACTTGTTGCCTCCGGCGGATGTCAGAAATGTCGTGGACTTCGGGTTCATCCCGAAGAGGCCCAGCTTCCATGCGGTCAGTTTGGCGATCGCCTGGACCGCGGCCGCCGGCGGAGTGGTCGAACTGTACGTTCCGAGCACGGCGATGCCCATGCTGTTCGAGTTGAAACCGCGTGTGTGCGCGCCGAGCACCGCCTTGGCCACGCCTCCCGCACGCCCTTCGTAGATGTTTCCGCACTTGTCGACCGCGAAGTTGTAGCCGATGTCCCGCCAGCCGCTGCTCTCCACGTGGTAGCGGTAGATACTGCGGAGAACGGAGGCCGACTGCGCGCAGGTGAACCGGTTGCCGCTGGCGGTGTGATGGACGAAGGCGGCCTTGACCGACTTCGTGTAGACGAACTGCTTCTCGCGCAGCGACTCGTCGGCGCCCCAGCCCTTGCGGGTGACGATGCCCGGCCGCGGCCCCACGTAGGGCTTCGCGACGCCGTACGGGGCGGCCTCCGCCACCGTCTCCGCCTTGGTCTGCGGGGTGATCATGTCGGCGCCGAGCGGCGCGAGCTCCGCGTTGACGGCCGAGGCCGCGGCGGACTCGGCGGTGAGCGACGCGGTGAGGGCGGCGTCGGGCAGGGTACCCGGCAGTTCCTCGACCTCACCGGGCTGAGGGGTCTCGGGCTGCGGGTTCCCGGGCAGGGCGTTGCCAGGCAGGGGGTTGCCAGGCAGCGGGTTGCCAGGCAGAGGGTTGCCAGGCAGGGGGTTGCCGGGCTGCGCGTTCTCGCCCTCGCCGGGCAGGGGGCTCCCGGGCTGCAGCGTCACGGGCTGCGCGGTCCCGGGCTGCGGGGCCTCGGGCTGCGGGGTTTCGGGGACCTCGCCCGGGTCGACGAGCTCCAGCCGCAGACCCCCCGGAAGCGGCGGCGCGGTGGCGCGCGCGGCCCCGGGGGCCGGCTCCGGCCGTACGCGGACCTCGACGCCGTCCGAGTCGCCGACCCACAGCGGCGCGGTCGAGCCGCGCACCGTGCCCGCGGCGCGCTCCGGCGAACCGGGGTCCGGGGCGTGCTCGAAGTTGTGGGTCTCCACGTCCTGCCAGGCGGACCAGTCGTCGGAGCCGGTGGCACGGGTGCGGACCTCGACCGCGCCCTGGAGTTCGCTGTCCGGGTCGTCCCAGACGACGCCGACGAGCGAGAACGGGTCGACGTCGCGCTGTGGCAGACCTTGGGCGCCGGCCCCGCCGCCCGCCCGTTCGAGGC includes:
- a CDS encoding DNA-3-methyladenine glycosylase family protein; the protein is MAGRFDPRPAVTRTTVRGGEVAVPAPRPAAAPGGGRERRYVPPGPLDLGLVLGPLRRGPADPMFRTTPDGSVWRATRTPAGAGTLRVAARDGAVHAEAWGPGAGWLLDQLPALLGESDDPDAFEPRHRLVAATHRRRPGLRLTRTGLVLESLIPSILEQKVTTDEAYRAWRLLVRKYGEPAPGPCPDRMSVMPDARTWAMIPSWEWHRAGVDDKRAATILRAVRVARRMEEAAAMTPEAAMARLELIPGIGPWTSAETVQRSNGAPDAITVGDLHLPGIVGHALADDRDADDATMLELLAPYAGQRHRAARLILLSGRVPARRKPKMPRGDIGKL
- a CDS encoding nucleotidyltransferase family protein, with translation MTQAQEAILLVGGKGTRLRPLTMNTPKPMVPAAGVPFLTHQLARARAAGVEHIVLATSYLAEVFEPYFGDGSSLGLHLEYVTEEEPLGTGGAIRNVASRLRSGPDEPVLIFNGDILTGLDIRALVDTHRSSGADVSLHLTRVEDPRAFGLVPTDATGRVTDFLEKPQTPEEIVTDQINAGAYVFRRSVIDSIPAGRPVSVERETFPELLASGAHLQGMVDSTYWLDLGTPQAFVRGSADLVLGRAPSPAVPGRCGDRLVLPTATVAPDAKLTGGTVVGDGASIGEGARISGSTVLDGAVVEAGAVITDSLIGARARVGARTVLAGAVIGDGAVIGPDNELRDGVRVWCDATLPAGAIRFSSDQ
- a CDS encoding peptidoglycan recognition protein family protein; this encodes MRAFLASSIGVACAAALALPALAPTAAAAATPSAPDLHGSTQSLPLVPLPGLERAGGGAGAQGLPQRDVDPFSLVGVVWDDPDSELQGAVEVRTRATGSDDWSAWQDVETHNFEHAPDPGSPERAAGTVRGSTAPLWVGDSDGVEVRVRPEPAPGAARATAPPLPGGLRLELVDPGEVPETPQPEAPQPGTAQPVTLQPGSPLPGEGENAQPGNPLPGNPLPGNPLPGNPLPGNALPGNPQPETPQPGEVEELPGTLPDAALTASLTAESAAASAVNAELAPLGADMITPQTKAETVAEAAPYGVAKPYVGPRPGIVTRKGWGADESLREKQFVYTKSVKAAFVHHTASGNRFTCAQSASVLRSIYRYHVESSGWRDIGYNFAVDKCGNIYEGRAGGVAKAVLGAHTRGFNSNSMGIAVLGTYSSTTPPAAAVQAIAKLTAWKLGLFGMNPKSTTFLTSAGGNKFKLGTQAKLNVISGHRDGFATDCPGARLYGQLPAVRTLSAKLQGR